In a genomic window of Spodoptera frugiperda isolate SF20-4 chromosome 18, AGI-APGP_CSIRO_Sfru_2.0, whole genome shotgun sequence:
- the LOC118278036 gene encoding aurora kinase B — protein MTMKSDVLELETKIINHEAYGNAYKWSPRDFELGSALGQGKFGHVHVAREKKTGYLVAIKTLFKSQIERSKCERQVMREIEIQSHLKHPNILRLLTWFHDARRIYLVVEFAAGGELYKHLTNSPKGRFPEAKAAKYIYQVADAVEYCHQHHVIHRDIKPENILVDFSGDLKLADFGWSVHAPSERRKTMCGTLDYLPPEMIKREVYDVSVDHWCIGVLLYEFLVGKPPFESEGQDKTYARILALDMVYPSYVPEGAKDLISKLLRHSSKERLSLDAVKKHYWVQQFQSNGA, from the exons ATGACAATGAAAAGTGACGTGCTAGAATTGGAGaccaaaataataaaccatGAGGCGTATGGGAATGC atataaatgGTCTCCTAGAGACTTTGAGCTCGGGTCAGCTCTTGGTCAAGGCAAATTTGGACACGTTCATGTCGCGAGAGAGAAGAAAACTGGCTACTTAGTGGCCATCAAAACATTGTTCAAATCTCAGATTGAGAGATCGAAATGTGAACGGCAGGTGATGCGAGAGATAGAGATTCAGTCACATCTCAA ACATCCGAATATACTACGTCTGCTGACCTGGTTCCATGATGCACGTCGTATATATCTAGTCGTAGAGTTTGCAGCGGGCGGAGAACTCTATAAACATCTTACTAACTCACCCAAGGGCCGTTTCCCTGAAGCCAAAGCAGCTAAATACATATATCAG GTTGCGGATGCAGTGGAGTACTGCCACCAGCACCATGTGATACACAGAGACATCAAGCCTGAGAACATACTTGTAGACTTCAGTGGGGACTTGAAGCTAGCCGACTTTGGCTGGTCTGTGCATGCACCTTCTGAGAG GCGTAAAACTATGTGCGGTACATTAGATTACCTACCTCCGGAGATGATAAAGCGGGAAGTGTATGATGTGTCTGTTGACCACTGGTGCATCGGAGTGCTGTTGTACGAGTTCCTAGTGGGCAAGCCTCCGTTTGAAAGTGAAGGACAAGACAAGACATATGCCAGGATCCTCGCATTAGATATGGTGTACCCTAGCTATGTACCTGAAGGAGCCAAAGATCTCATTTCCAAG CTTTTACGACATTCAAGCAAAGAGAGATTATCGCTAGATGCAGTGAAGAAGCACTACTGGGTACAGCAGTTCCAGAGTAATGGTGCATAA
- the LOC118277921 gene encoding putative hydroxypyruvate isomerase, translating into MKFCANLSFMFTEASSMLERYALAKDAGFKAVESGFPWGLTVEQVKDAKEKAGVEQVLINLKTGDVTKGELGVTAVPGKENEFKENFAATVNYAKALNARKIHIMAGKLQNATSQNWETYENNLKYAAGVLKNENLLGVIEPINQYSVPNYFLSDFNKALDIIKRINSPNLKLMLDVFHLQQICGDISHSIANFMPYVGHVQIAQVPNRNEPDTAGEINYKYVLEQLESNGYTDWIGLEYKPLKSSKDGLVWVKNFGYSL; encoded by the exons atGAAGTTCTGTGCAAACTTGTCGTTTATGTTTACGGAGGCATCGTCGATGCTCGAAAGATATGCATTGGCTAAGGATGCCGGGTTCAAAGCGGTTGAAAGCGGTTTTCCATGGGGTTTGACTGTAGAACAAGTGAAGGACGCAAAGGAAAAAGCCGGCGTAGAACAAGTTTTAATCAACTTGAAGACTG GAGATGTTACCAAGGGAGAATTGGGAGTAACGGCAGTGCCAGGAAAAGAGAATGAATTCAAAGAAAACTTTGCCGCAACAGTCAACTACGCCAAGGCTTTGAACGCCAGAAAAATCCACATAATGGCGGGAAAATTGCAGAACGCTACATCACAAAACTGGGAAACTTATGAGAACAATCTAAAGTATGCAGCTGGAGTGTTGAAGAATGAGAATCTCCTTGGTGTTATTGAGCCAATTAACCAATATTCCGTGCCTAACTACTTTTTAAGTGATTTTAATAAAG CGCTGGATATCATCAAGCGCATCAACAGTCCCAATTTGAAGCTGATGTTGGATGTGTTCCACTTGCAACAAATATGTGGAGATATATCACACAGCATTGCCAATTTCATGCCCTATGTTGGTCATGTGCAG ATAGCACAAGTGCCAAACCGCAATGAACCAGACACTGCGGGCGAGATAAACTACAAGTATGTACTCGAGCAGTTAGAAAGCAACGGTTACACCGATTGGATCGGATTGGAGTACAAACCACTAAAGAGTTCCAAGGATGGACTCGTTTGGGTCAAGAACTTTGGCTATAGTCTGTGA